Proteins encoded within one genomic window of Bacillus sp. 1NLA3E:
- the rny gene encoding ribonuclease Y yields the protein MEPIAIISILLGVFVGAVVGYFIRKSIAEAKITGAKDAAEQILEDAKREAEALKKEALLEAKDEIHKLRSEAEREVRERRNELQKQENRLLQKEENLDRKGESLDKREAQLERKDDSLNQRQQHIEEMESKVDEMVRMQQVELERISSLSREEAKVIILDRMEQELAHDTAIMIKESENRVKEESDKKAKEILSLAIQRCAADHVAETTVSVVNLPNDEMKGRIIGREGRNIRTLETLTGIDLIIDDTPEAVILSGFDPIRRETARLALEKLVQDGRIHPARIEEMVDKARREVDEHIREIGEQTTFEVGVHGLHPDLIKILGRLKYRTSYGQNVLKHSIEVAQLSGLLAAELGEDETLARRAGLLHDIGKAIDHEVEGSHVEIGVELATKYKEHPVVINSIASHHGDTEATSTIAVLVAAADALSAARPGARSETLENYIRRLEKLEEISESFEGVEKSFAIQAGREIRIIVKPDQIDDLESHRLARDIRKRIEEELDYPGHIKVTVIRETRAVEYAK from the coding sequence ATGGAACCTATTGCGATCATCTCCATTTTGCTTGGCGTTTTCGTCGGTGCGGTTGTTGGCTATTTTATTCGTAAGTCCATTGCTGAAGCAAAGATTACTGGCGCAAAAGATGCGGCAGAGCAGATTTTAGAAGATGCGAAGCGAGAAGCGGAAGCATTAAAAAAGGAAGCACTGTTAGAAGCAAAGGATGAAATTCACAAGCTTCGATCTGAAGCTGAACGTGAGGTTCGAGAACGAAGAAATGAACTACAAAAACAAGAAAACCGTTTGCTGCAAAAAGAAGAGAATCTAGATCGAAAAGGCGAATCGTTGGATAAACGTGAAGCGCAACTTGAAAGAAAAGATGATTCTCTAAATCAAAGACAACAGCATATTGAAGAGATGGAAAGCAAAGTGGATGAGATGGTACGTATGCAACAAGTGGAATTAGAACGTATCTCAAGCCTATCTCGTGAAGAGGCGAAGGTTATCATTTTAGATCGGATGGAACAGGAATTAGCGCATGATACTGCGATCATGATTAAAGAAAGTGAAAATCGTGTGAAAGAAGAATCAGACAAGAAGGCAAAAGAAATCTTGTCATTAGCGATTCAAAGATGTGCAGCTGATCATGTTGCAGAAACAACTGTTTCTGTAGTAAACCTTCCAAATGATGAAATGAAGGGCCGGATTATTGGACGCGAAGGACGGAATATCCGTACACTTGAAACCTTAACAGGAATTGACCTCATTATTGATGACACTCCTGAAGCGGTTATCTTGTCAGGGTTTGATCCTATTCGTCGCGAAACTGCCAGATTAGCACTTGAGAAGCTTGTACAAGACGGACGTATCCATCCTGCACGTATTGAAGAAATGGTAGATAAAGCTCGTCGTGAAGTCGATGAGCATATCCGCGAAATTGGTGAACAAACAACGTTTGAGGTAGGAGTCCATGGGCTTCATCCTGATCTAATTAAAATTCTTGGTCGATTGAAGTATCGGACAAGTTATGGTCAAAATGTGTTAAAACATTCAATCGAAGTGGCTCAGTTATCCGGATTATTGGCTGCTGAGTTAGGGGAAGATGAAACATTAGCGCGTCGTGCTGGATTATTACATGATATTGGTAAAGCAATTGATCATGAAGTGGAAGGTAGTCACGTTGAAATTGGGGTAGAACTTGCAACGAAATACAAGGAACACCCAGTTGTAATAAATAGTATCGCTTCCCATCATGGAGATACTGAAGCAACATCAACTATTGCTGTTCTCGTTGCTGCTGCAGATGCTTTATCTGCTGCTAGACCAGGAGCTCGTAGTGAAACACTCGAAAACTATATTCGTCGACTCGAAAAGCTGGAAGAAATTTCTGAGTCATTTGAAGGCGTTGAAAAATCGTTTGCAATTCAAGCGGGTCGTGAAATTCGGATCATCGTGAAACCAGATCAAATAGATGATTTGGAATCGCATCGATTGGCACGAGATATTCGCAAAAGAATTGAAGAAGAACTCGATTATCCAGGTCATATAAAAGTGACAGTTATTCGTGAAACGAGAGCTGTAGAATATGCAAAATAA
- a CDS encoding TIGR00282 family metallophosphoesterase has translation MRILFVGDVVGSPGRDMVNEYVPKLKDKYRPTVTVINGENAAGGRGITEDIYRGFLEIGAQAVTLGNHAWDNRDIFEFIDKAKYLVRPANFPDEVPGNGIVYLKVNQDEVAIINLQGRTFMPSLDCPFKKADELIEEASKRTPIIFVDFHAEATSEKQAMAWYLDGRVSAVVGTHTHVQTADERILPSGTAYISDVGMTGPYDGILGMEKEAVIKRFLTSLPVRFEVPKSGRTQLSAVILDLDKKTGSAKKFSRILINDDHPFFS, from the coding sequence ATGAGAATTTTATTTGTTGGGGATGTAGTTGGTTCACCAGGAAGAGATATGGTGAATGAATATGTTCCGAAGCTAAAAGATAAGTATCGTCCAACCGTTACCGTGATAAATGGAGAAAATGCTGCGGGAGGAAGAGGGATAACGGAAGATATTTATCGTGGATTCCTGGAAATAGGTGCTCAGGCGGTAACGCTTGGAAATCACGCTTGGGATAATCGTGACATTTTCGAGTTTATTGATAAAGCGAAGTATTTAGTTCGACCAGCAAATTTTCCTGATGAGGTTCCAGGAAATGGAATTGTCTACTTAAAAGTGAACCAAGATGAAGTGGCCATCATTAATTTGCAAGGCAGAACGTTTATGCCTTCACTTGATTGTCCTTTTAAAAAGGCAGATGAGTTAATCGAGGAAGCTAGCAAAAGAACTCCAATAATATTTGTGGATTTTCATGCAGAAGCAACAAGTGAAAAACAGGCCATGGCTTGGTATTTAGACGGAAGGGTTTCTGCCGTTGTAGGCACCCACACCCATGTTCAAACTGCAGATGAGCGAATTCTCCCCTCTGGTACTGCTTACATCTCTGATGTTGGAATGACAGGCCCGTATGACGGGATATTAGGGATGGAAAAGGAAGCAGTCATCAAAAGATTTTTGACTAGCTTGCCCGTCCGATTTGAGGTCCCTAAAAGTGGTCGCACACAGCTAAGTGCTGTAATCCTTGATTTAGATAAAAAAACGGGGTCCGCCAAAAAGTTCAGTAGAATTCTAATCAATGATGACCACCCGTTTTTTTCCTAA
- the spoVS gene encoding stage V sporulation protein SpoVS, which translates to MDILKVSAKSNPNSVAGALAGVLRERGNAEIQAIGAGALNQAVKAVAIARGFVAPSGVDLICIPAFTDIKIDGEERTAIKLIVEPR; encoded by the coding sequence ATGGATATATTAAAAGTTTCAGCAAAGTCTAATCCTAATTCAGTAGCTGGTGCGCTTGCTGGTGTTCTACGTGAGAGAGGTAATGCGGAAATTCAAGCAATCGGTGCAGGTGCATTGAATCAGGCCGTAAAGGCAGTTGCAATCGCAAGGGGCTTTGTGGCTCCGAGTGGAGTCGATTTAATTTGTATCCCAGCCTTTACAGATATCAAAATTGACGGCGAAGAACGAACTGCCATTAAATTAATTGTTGAGCCAAGGTAA
- a CDS encoding 2-oxoacid:acceptor oxidoreductase subunit alpha, with translation MINQLSWKVGGQQGEGIESTGEIFSIALNRLGYYLYGYRHFSSRIKGGHTNNKIRVSTKQVRSISDDLDILVAFDQETIELNYKELHEHGVIIADTRFDPQQPADSKAPMYAVPFTEIATELGTSLMKNMVAIGATSAVLDLDIQVFEEVVNEIFGKKGQQVVAKNMEAIRAGFDYMKEKIGDKIETMELEKADGKKRLFMIGNDAIAMGAVAGGCRFMAAYPITPASEIMEYLIKHLPPLGGAVIQTEDEIAAATMAIGANYGGVRAITASAGPGLSLKMEAIGLSGITETPLVIVDTQRGGPSTGLPTKQEQSDLMAMIYGTHGEIPKIVMAPSTVQEAFYDAAEAFNLAEEYQCPVILLTDLQLSLGKQTVEPLEFDKIEIRRGKLVQSELPEIENKGYFKRYEVTEDGVSPRSIPGIKNGIHHVTGVEHAETGKPSESAANRNAQMDKRFRKLENLKFNTPVYKNAPHEEADLLIVGFNSTRGAIEEALIRLEQDGLKVNHAQIRLIHPFPVDEMLPLVKSAKKIAVIENNATGQLANIIKMNVGCGEKVVKILKYDGNPFLPHEVYSKCKELF, from the coding sequence ATGATCAATCAACTTTCATGGAAGGTTGGCGGACAACAAGGGGAAGGTATTGAGAGCACTGGGGAGATATTTTCCATTGCCTTAAATCGTTTAGGCTACTACTTGTATGGTTATCGTCACTTTTCATCACGTATTAAAGGCGGTCACACAAATAATAAAATTCGCGTAAGCACAAAACAAGTTCGTTCCATCTCAGATGATCTTGACATTTTGGTTGCATTTGACCAAGAAACGATAGAACTAAACTATAAAGAACTTCATGAACATGGGGTTATCATTGCCGATACTAGATTTGATCCACAACAACCAGCTGATAGTAAGGCTCCGATGTATGCGGTTCCATTTACGGAGATTGCTACAGAACTTGGTACTTCTCTTATGAAGAACATGGTTGCTATTGGCGCAACTAGTGCGGTATTAGACCTTGATATTCAAGTATTTGAAGAAGTAGTAAATGAAATTTTTGGAAAAAAAGGACAGCAAGTTGTTGCTAAAAATATGGAAGCAATTCGCGCTGGCTTTGATTATATGAAAGAAAAGATTGGTGACAAGATTGAAACCATGGAGCTTGAAAAAGCTGATGGAAAGAAACGTCTGTTCATGATTGGAAACGATGCCATTGCAATGGGAGCTGTTGCTGGAGGCTGCCGATTCATGGCTGCATACCCAATCACACCTGCTTCTGAAATCATGGAATATTTAATTAAACATTTACCACCACTAGGTGGAGCGGTTATTCAAACAGAAGATGAAATCGCTGCAGCTACGATGGCAATAGGTGCAAACTATGGTGGTGTCCGTGCGATTACGGCATCTGCAGGTCCTGGTCTTTCATTAAAAATGGAAGCAATCGGGTTATCAGGGATTACCGAAACTCCATTAGTAATAGTTGATACTCAACGTGGTGGCCCATCTACTGGACTTCCAACAAAACAAGAACAGTCTGATTTAATGGCTATGATTTATGGTACACATGGTGAAATCCCTAAGATTGTTATGGCTCCAAGTACTGTTCAAGAAGCATTCTATGATGCTGCTGAAGCGTTCAACCTAGCTGAAGAGTATCAATGTCCTGTTATCTTATTAACAGATTTGCAATTATCACTTGGAAAGCAAACGGTAGAGCCGCTTGAATTTGATAAAATTGAAATTCGCCGTGGTAAGCTTGTTCAAAGCGAACTACCTGAAATTGAAAATAAAGGCTATTTTAAAAGATATGAAGTTACAGAAGATGGTGTTTCACCTCGTTCAATTCCTGGTATTAAAAATGGTATCCACCATGTTACAGGTGTTGAGCATGCTGAGACTGGAAAACCTTCTGAGTCAGCAGCAAACCGTAATGCACAAATGGATAAACGTTTTAGAAAACTAGAAAACTTGAAATTTAACACACCAGTTTATAAAAATGCTCCTCATGAAGAAGCTGATCTTTTAATAGTTGGTTTCAATTCAACAAGAGGTGCGATTGAAGAAGCGTTAATCCGTTTAGAACAAGATGGATTAAAGGTAAACCATGCTCAAATACGCTTAATTCATCCGTTCCCTGTTGATGAAATGCTACCACTAGTGAAATCAGCAAAGAAAATTGCGGTAATAGAAAACAACGCGACAGGACAGTTGGCTAACATTATTAAAATGAATGTGGGTTGTGGAGAAAAGGTTGTCAAAATCTTAAAGTATGATGGAAATCCGTTCTTGCCGCATGAAGTTTATTCAAAATGCAAGGAGTTGTTCTAA
- a CDS encoding 2-oxoacid:ferredoxin oxidoreductase subunit beta, translated as MTTFKDFRNDVKPNWCPGCGDFSVQAAIQRAAANVDLQPENLAVISGIGCSGRISGYINSYGFHGIHGRSLPIAQGVKMANRDLTVIASGGDGDGFAIGMGHTVHAIRRNINITYIVMDNQIYGLTKGQTSPRSAAGFKTKSTPFGSVEQAISPMELALSVGATFVAQSFSTDLKDLTALIEAGIRHDGFSLINVFSPCVTYNKVNTYDWFKENLTKLSDVEGYDSSSREVAMQTLMERKGLVTGLIYQNTERKSYQELITGYSEKPLTQADLKLDQPYFDKLVEEFM; from the coding sequence ATGACCACATTTAAAGATTTTCGAAATGATGTGAAACCAAACTGGTGCCCTGGATGCGGAGACTTTTCAGTGCAGGCTGCCATCCAACGTGCCGCTGCAAACGTTGATTTACAACCTGAAAATTTAGCTGTTATTTCTGGAATTGGTTGTTCAGGCCGTATTTCTGGTTATATTAACTCATATGGTTTTCATGGTATTCACGGACGCTCATTGCCAATCGCTCAAGGTGTAAAAATGGCTAACCGCGATTTAACTGTTATTGCATCCGGTGGAGATGGTGATGGCTTTGCAATTGGTATGGGTCATACAGTTCATGCCATTCGCCGTAACATTAATATTACTTACATCGTAATGGATAACCAAATCTACGGTTTAACGAAGGGTCAAACATCTCCTCGTTCAGCTGCAGGTTTTAAAACGAAATCTACACCATTTGGTTCCGTTGAACAAGCAATCTCACCAATGGAACTAGCATTATCAGTTGGCGCGACTTTCGTTGCTCAAAGTTTTTCTACTGATTTAAAAGATTTAACAGCATTAATTGAAGCTGGAATCAGACATGATGGCTTCTCATTAATTAATGTTTTCAGTCCTTGTGTTACTTATAATAAGGTAAATACGTATGACTGGTTTAAAGAAAACTTAACTAAGCTAAGTGATGTCGAAGGTTATGACTCATCTAGCCGTGAAGTAGCGATGCAAACGTTAATGGAGCGTAAGGGTCTAGTAACGGGATTAATCTATCAAAACACTGAGCGTAAATCATATCAGGAATTGATTACAGGTTATTCCGAAAAACCACTTACTCAAGCTGATCTAAAATTAGATCAACCTTATTTCGACAAACTCGTTGAAGAATTTATGTAA